A section of the Mesobacillus jeotgali genome encodes:
- a CDS encoding DUF2243 domain-containing protein — protein MRKENNNLFIAGLILGLGLLGAIDGIVFHQLLQWHHMVLSDNLQLEIFTDGLFTALFSAKLIWGGVKIFQDARKNQLGSSWRIFLGGIFIGGGAFNIVEGIVDHHILQVHRVKPMAENPLMYDLAFLAIGALLMVIGFMIKRLEVNA, from the coding sequence TTGAGAAAAGAAAATAATAATTTATTTATCGCCGGCTTGATCCTGGGATTGGGCTTATTGGGAGCGATAGATGGGATTGTGTTTCACCAGCTGCTCCAGTGGCATCACATGGTTCTTAGCGATAATCTGCAGCTGGAGATTTTCACAGACGGACTGTTTACCGCATTGTTTTCTGCAAAGCTCATTTGGGGCGGTGTCAAAATTTTTCAGGATGCGCGGAAAAATCAGCTTGGCAGCAGCTGGAGAATCTTTCTTGGCGGGATTTTCATCGGCGGCGGCGCCTTCAATATTGTAGAAGGTATCGTTGATCATCATATACTGCAAGTTCACCGTGTCAAGCCGATGGCTGAAAATCCATTAATGTATGACCTGGCATTTTTGGCCATAGGTGCCTTGCTGATGGTGATAGGTTTCATGATCAAGCGTCTGGAAGTGAATGCATGA